The Anopheles merus strain MAF chromosome 2L, AmerM5.1, whole genome shotgun sequence genome has a segment encoding these proteins:
- the LOC121591835 gene encoding casein kinase II subunit alpha, with product MTLPSSARVYADVNSHKPREYWDYENYIVDWVNQDDYQLVRKLGRGKYSEVFEAIKMTSNEKCVVKILKPVKKKKIKREIKILENLRGGTNIITLLAVVKDPVSRTPALIFEHVNNTDFKQLYQTLSDYDIRYYLYELLKALDYCHSLGIMHRDVKPHNVMIDHENRKLRLIDWGLAEFYHPGQEYNVRVASRYFKGPELLVDYQMYDYSLDMWSLGCMLASMIFRKEPFFHGHDNYDQLVRIAKVLGTEDLFAYLDKYNIELDPRFNDILSRHSRKRWERFVHSENQHLVSPEGLDFLDKLLRYDHFERLTAREAMEHPYFAIIVNGQMPPPPTSSAKGGTN from the coding sequence ATGACGCTGCCGAGCAGTGCGCGGGTGTACGCGGATGTAAATTCGCATAAACCACGTGAATATTGGGACTACGAGAACTACATCGTCGACTGGGTGAACCAGGATGACTACCAGCTAGTGCGGAAGCTGGGCCGGGGCAAGTACAGCGAGGTGTTCGAGGCGATCAAAATGACGAGCAACGAGAAGTGCGTGGTGAAGATTCTGAAGCCGgtcaagaagaaaaagatcaAGCGCGAGATCAAGATCCTGGAGAATCTGCGGGGCGGCACCAACATCATCACGCTGCTGGCGGTGGTGAAGGATCCGGTCTCCCGTACGCCGGCCCTCATCTTTGAGCATGTGAACAACACGGACTTCAAGCAGCTGTACCAAACGCTCAGCGATTACGACATCCGGTACTATCTGTACGAGCTGCTGAAGGCGCTCGACTACTGCCACAGTCTGGGCATCATGCACCGTGACGTGAAGCCACACAACGTGATGATCGATCACGAGAACCGCAAGCTGCGCCTGATCGACTGGGGTCTGGCCGAGTTCTACCATCCGGGGCAGGAGTACAACGTGCGGGTTGCGAGCCGCTACTTCAAGGGGCCGGAGCTGCTGGTCGACTACCAGATGTACGACTACTCGCTCGATATGTGGTCGCTGGGGTGCATGCTCGCGTCGATGATCTTCCGCAAGGAGCCGTTCTTCCACGGCCACGACAACTACGACCAGCTCGTGCGCATCGCGAAGGTGCTCGGCACTGAGGACCTGTTCGCCTATCTGGATAAATACAACATCGAGCTCGATCCGCGCTTCAACGACATCCTGTCGCGTCACTCGCGCAAGCGATGGGAGCGCTTCGTGCACTCGGAGAACCAGCACCTGGTGTCGCCCGAGGGGCTCGACTTTCTCGACAAGCTGCTGCGCTACGACCACTTCGAGCGCCTGACCGCGCGGGAGGCCATGGAGCATCCGTACTTTGCCATCATCGTCAACGGGCAGATGCCGCCACCGCCGACCTCCTCCGCCAAGGGCGGCACCAACTAA